A window of Dickeya zeae NCPPB 2538 contains these coding sequences:
- the rluC gene encoding 23S rRNA pseudouridine(955/2504/2580) synthase RluC, with protein sequence MKTENPTVQFLTISAEEAGQRIDNFLRTQLKGVPKSMIYRILRKGEVRVNKKRVKPEYKLLDGDEIRIPPVRQSEREEAAVSASLDKVSALANCILYEDDYLLLLNKPSGTAVHGGSGLSFGVIEGLRALRPEARFLELVHRLDRDTSGVLLVAKKRSALRSLHEQLRAKGMQKDYLALVRGQWQSHCKSVQAPLLKNVLQSGERIVRVNSEGKPSETLFKVEERFDCATLVRASPITGRTHQIRVHTQHAGHPIAFDDRYGDRDFDAQLVGTGLKRLFLHAQALRFEHPHTGETLRIEAPLDAGLRHCLQVLRQRQSQK encoded by the coding sequence ATGAAAACAGAGAATCCAACCGTACAATTTCTGACGATCTCCGCCGAAGAAGCAGGCCAGCGGATCGACAATTTTTTGCGTACGCAACTTAAAGGCGTACCGAAAAGCATGATTTATCGCATTTTGCGTAAAGGCGAAGTGCGGGTAAATAAAAAGCGCGTGAAGCCAGAATACAAATTACTGGATGGTGATGAAATTCGCATTCCTCCGGTGCGCCAGTCAGAGCGTGAAGAAGCAGCGGTGTCCGCCAGCCTGGATAAAGTCTCCGCGTTGGCAAACTGCATCCTTTATGAGGATGACTACCTGTTGCTGCTGAATAAACCGTCAGGGACAGCGGTGCATGGCGGTAGCGGGCTCAGCTTTGGGGTGATCGAGGGGTTGAGAGCACTGCGTCCTGAAGCCCGCTTTCTGGAACTGGTACATCGTCTGGATCGCGATACCTCCGGGGTGCTGCTGGTGGCCAAGAAGCGTTCGGCGCTGCGTTCATTGCATGAACAACTGCGTGCTAAAGGCATGCAGAAGGACTATCTGGCACTGGTTCGTGGGCAGTGGCAGTCACATTGCAAGTCGGTGCAGGCACCGTTGCTGAAGAATGTGCTGCAAAGCGGCGAGCGTATCGTGCGGGTTAATAGTGAAGGTAAACCGTCGGAAACCTTGTTTAAGGTGGAAGAGCGATTCGATTGCGCCACACTGGTACGTGCCAGCCCGATAACCGGCAGAACCCACCAGATTCGCGTACATACTCAGCATGCCGGTCATCCGATTGCGTTTGATGATCGCTACGGTGATCGTGATTTCGACGCACAACTGGTAGGTACCGGACTAAAACGTTTGTTTCTCCATGCCCAGGCATTGCGTTTCGAACATCCCCATACCGGTGAAACGTTACGCATTGAGGCTCCGCTTGATGCTGGCTTACGTCACTGTCTGCAAGTGTTGCGACAACGGCAAAGTCAGAAATAA
- a CDS encoding Maf family protein: MSRIVLASTSIYRKALLEKLGLTFICAAPDYDETPDTGESATELVRRLAIGKAKSLAERYPNSLIIGSDQVCVMGNSITGKPHTSENAIRQLQQASGQCITFYTGLALFNSATAHLQSVVEPFDVYFRTLSTREIERYVDIEQPLDCAGSFKSEGLGITLFDRLSGRDPNTLVGLPLITLLELLRAEGVNPLLG, translated from the coding sequence ATGTCCCGGATTGTACTCGCCTCTACATCCATTTATCGCAAGGCCCTGCTTGAAAAACTGGGGTTGACGTTTATCTGCGCCGCACCTGATTACGATGAAACACCAGATACCGGAGAAAGCGCCACCGAACTGGTTCGCCGACTGGCTATCGGTAAGGCAAAATCGCTTGCAGAACGCTATCCAAATAGTCTGATCATTGGCAGCGACCAGGTGTGTGTGATGGGCAACTCAATTACCGGAAAGCCGCACACGTCGGAAAACGCGATACGCCAGTTACAACAAGCCAGTGGGCAATGCATCACCTTTTATACCGGACTGGCGTTATTCAACAGTGCAACGGCGCATCTGCAATCGGTCGTTGAGCCGTTTGACGTGTACTTTCGTACACTCAGTACACGGGAAATTGAACGCTACGTTGATATTGAGCAGCCACTTGACTGTGCAGGCAGCTTTAAAAGCGAGGGGCTTGGCATCACCTTGTTTGACCGGCTATCAGGGCGTGACCCCAATACCCTTGTCGGCTTACCGCTCATTACCCTGCTGGAGTTATTACGCGCAGAAGGCGTGAATCCGTTACTGGGATGA